One region of Stigmatella erecta genomic DNA includes:
- a CDS encoding phytanoyl-CoA dioxygenase family protein, giving the protein MNRASDFEHQGFLILPRFVTAAACDALKHRAETLVKGFQPVTRSIFSTSEQRRTSDAYFLSSGDQIHFFFEEDAFLPDGSLRQAQALSINKIGHALHDLDPLFDRFSRTPELAGLAAELGLQQPLLLQSMYIFKQPHIGGEVTSHQDAAFLYTEPSTCLGFWFALEDATLENGCLWAQPGGHRQGLKKRFVRAPEGGTVFRTLDPTPLSEEGMVPLEVEQGTLVVLHGLLPHRSGANTSPHSRHAYSLHLIDGTATYPEDNWLRRSPALPPRGF; this is encoded by the coding sequence ATGAACCGGGCCAGCGATTTCGAGCACCAGGGCTTTCTCATTCTTCCCCGGTTCGTGACGGCCGCCGCCTGTGACGCCCTGAAACACCGGGCTGAAACACTCGTGAAGGGCTTTCAGCCCGTGACGCGCTCCATCTTCAGCACCTCCGAGCAGCGGCGCACGTCGGATGCGTACTTCCTCTCCTCGGGGGACCAGATCCACTTCTTCTTCGAGGAGGATGCCTTCCTGCCCGATGGCTCCCTGCGCCAGGCGCAGGCCCTGTCCATCAACAAGATCGGCCACGCGCTGCACGACCTGGATCCGCTGTTCGACCGGTTCTCGCGCACGCCCGAGCTGGCAGGGCTGGCGGCGGAGCTAGGGCTCCAGCAGCCGCTCCTGCTCCAGTCCATGTACATCTTCAAGCAGCCCCACATCGGCGGGGAGGTCACCAGCCACCAGGACGCGGCGTTCCTCTACACCGAGCCCTCCACGTGCCTGGGCTTCTGGTTCGCCCTGGAGGATGCCACCCTGGAGAATGGCTGCCTGTGGGCTCAGCCCGGAGGGCACCGCCAGGGGCTGAAGAAGCGCTTCGTGCGCGCCCCGGAGGGCGGCACGGTGTTCCGGACCCTGGACCCCACCCCGCTGTCCGAGGAGGGCATGGTGCCCCTGGAGGTGGAGCAGGGCACCCTCGTGGTGCTCCACGGCCTGTTGCCGCACCGCAGCGGGGCCAACACCTCCCCGCACAGCCGGCACGCCTACTCGCTCCACCTCATCGATGGCACGGCCACCTACCCCGAGGACAACTGGCTGCGCCGCTCGCCTGCCCTGCCGCCACGCGGCTTCTGA